A genomic window from Longimicrobiaceae bacterium includes:
- a CDS encoding ion transporter has product MEAIATTSPERGAGGLERLRSWTYAFVEADVEGGRAYDLTIIWLICLNALAMILETVKPASAAYGGFFRSFEIFTVAVFTADYLLRLWACTLRTGFEGALRGRLRFALTPMALVDLVSVLPFFLPLLGVDVRLVRAMRTLRLLRLVKLTRYSHALQMVGRVLRSKGEELLTTFLLGGVLLLISSSLMYFAEGEAQPDKFSSIPATMWWGIVTLTTVGYGDVFPVTTMGKLLSAVISVLGIGIVALPTGILGAAFVEEMQARKERERTGHDVPAVLCTRCGTEVESQAATHPHEAG; this is encoded by the coding sequence ATGGAAGCCATCGCTACTACCTCGCCCGAGCGCGGCGCCGGCGGCTTGGAGCGCCTGCGAAGCTGGACGTACGCTTTCGTGGAGGCGGACGTGGAAGGCGGGCGCGCCTACGACCTGACCATCATCTGGCTCATCTGCCTCAACGCGCTGGCGATGATCCTGGAGACGGTGAAGCCGGCGAGCGCCGCGTACGGAGGCTTCTTCCGCTCCTTCGAGATCTTCACCGTGGCGGTCTTCACGGCCGACTACCTTCTGCGGCTCTGGGCGTGCACGCTGCGGACGGGCTTCGAGGGGGCGCTGCGCGGGCGGCTTCGCTTCGCGCTCACGCCCATGGCACTGGTGGACCTCGTGTCGGTGCTCCCGTTCTTTCTCCCCCTGCTGGGCGTGGACGTGCGGCTCGTTCGCGCCATGCGCACGCTGCGGCTGCTGCGGCTGGTGAAGCTCACCCGCTACTCGCACGCTCTGCAGATGGTGGGGCGGGTGCTCCGCAGCAAGGGCGAGGAGCTGCTGACCACCTTCCTGCTGGGCGGCGTGCTGCTGCTCATCTCCTCGTCGCTCATGTACTTCGCGGAGGGCGAAGCCCAGCCGGACAAGTTCTCCAGCATCCCCGCTACCATGTGGTGGGGGATCGTGACGCTGACGACGGTGGGGTACGGCGACGTCTTTCCCGTGACGACGATGGGGAAGCTGCTGAGCGCCGTCATCTCGGTGCTGGGGATCGGGATCGTCGCGCTTCCCACCGGCATCCTGGGCGCCGCCTTCGTCGAGGAGATGCAGGCGCGCAAGGAGCGCGAGCGGACCGGGCACGACGTCCCGGCCGTCCTCTGCACCCGCTGCGGAACGGAGGTCGAGAGCCAGGCCGCCACGCACCCCCACGAAGCGGGGTGA